The following nucleotide sequence is from Triticum dicoccoides isolate Atlit2015 ecotype Zavitan chromosome 7B, WEW_v2.0, whole genome shotgun sequence.
GTAGTAGTAGAGTAGTAGCAGAAATGAGGATTACCTTGGAGATGAGGATGTTGATGCCGGCGTGCTTGTTGTCCCAGCCGAACTCGTTGATGGAGTCGCTGGCGCCGAGCGCCACCTCGTTCTTCTTGATGTAGTCGCGGTACACCCGCTGGCGGGAGGCCTTGTGCAGCCACGCCGCCCCCCACAGCAGCTCGTCCTGGTACCCGTCGTAGTCGCAGTAGCAGGGGCACACCGCCGAGTACAGGCTGCTGCTGTACGCCCCACGGTACTTGTCCGCGAACTCAAACACCTTCCAACACCACCCAAAAATAACACAAACACACGAGCCAAGCTCAGTCCATCTGCTCGGGCTGCTGCCACTTTTAAATAACACAAAAATAACACAAACACCGGCTTTAATGCACTTTTATTTACGAGCGAACGGAAAATGGGGGCGTGAGTGGATATCTTACGGAGATGGCGCGGTCGAGGAGGCGCTTGGAGTAGGCGGGGTCGGCCTCGCGGAAGACGATGGagccggcggcgagggcggcggcggtctcAGCGGCGACGTCGGACCCCGGGTGCTGGGGGTCCACCTtgtagacggtgcgcggggtgtccATGTCCTCGGGCCGCTCCCAGCACGAGTGGTCGCGGAAGGCGTCCCCCACCTGCACGTACACCGTGTTGGgcgtcgccgtcgccttcatcaGGTAGTCCGTCGCCCACCGCACCGCCGCCCGGGCCTCCCCGCCGTGCGACCCGAAGTTCTTGCCGAAGTCGATGAGCCCCCACGACATGAGCGTCGCCGTGAACGCCATCGGGAACCCGAACTTGACGTTGTCGCCCGCGTCGTAGTACCCGCCCGTCAGGTCCACCTGCGCACAACACCACGTCTTACTCAAACCAACGACCAATGCATAgcagggcagaggaagaggagatgGTGAGGTCATTGGTCTCACCCCGGCGGTCGCGCCGTCGTTGAGCGCCGAGTCGCGGCGCCAGCGGACGCGCTGGTCGGGCGGGAGGCGGCCGGACCGCTGGCCCTCGAAGAAGAGGATGCTCTTGTGGAGCGCGTCGCCGTAGTTGTGCTGGGCCACGGTCGCCGTCGACAGGAGCAGCAGCATTGCCGCGGCTGCCACCATTGCCTTCGCCGGCGACGCCATTGCTTCCCCGGTGTTGATGGGTGGCGGTTTAGTTGGTTGGCGCTGTGTGTGTGCGGCGGTTCGGGCGCTGGACTGCTGCTGCAGTGGAGTGGCGAGGCCGCGGATTTAATAGGGGAGGGCACCGGCCGGGGTGGCCAAGTTTAATGGCATGTGAGGCGAGACTCCATGTGAGGCTGAGCCAGAGAGGGAATGGGATGCTGGGGAGGGAGCCAGTCGCCGCGCGACACGTGCGCGTGGCAGCGTTGCGGCGCCCGGGGGCGAGGACGAGGGACGCTTGCGTGGAACTGGTCCAGTGGTCCTCGTGAAGGTTGCTGTAGCTGCTTCCGGTGCCAACGAAGGGCTATTGCAATTTGGGAGCACAAAAGTGGTGTACCAAACCCTCGAAAATGCCTGTCGAGGGACCGACCGATATAAGACCAACTCCACCGCGTGACCTCAAACGGATGTCCGTTTTGTCCGGTTTTTGTCCGTTTGAGTATagatttggggtcgtgtccgggcctatcctgggatgcggtggccgtacgtacagcgcgcggccgcatccatttgccccatcctgtccgtcaGGGCCAAAAATGCCCTAATTTGCATCAAAACTAGTTtccaactcaaatatttgtctgaaaattaaaatagttttacaacccaattgaaattgtctttaataaaatagttttccaaccaaatcgaaattgtcttgattgaacataaaatagttttacacctattggttgccaatgtgatcccagacgtgcttaaccaagtcattttgaagattcaaatgagtgtgccaatcacgcatctcacggtggaattgggcaaactgttcaaatgtggtcgggtcttggtgcaggggctcaatattttcaccttgataatcaaatccttggtcgaagatactctcatcacgctcgtcctcgatgatcatgttgtgcatgatcacacaagcagtcatcacctcccaaagcttcctt
It contains:
- the LOC119340620 gene encoding endoglucanase 17-like isoform X2, which codes for MASPAKAMVAAAAMLLLLSTATVAQHNYGDALHKSILFFEGQRSGRLPPDQRVRWRRDSALNDGATAGVDLTGGYYDAGDNVKFGFPMAFTATLMSWGLIDFGKNFGSHGGEARAAVRWATDYLMKATATPNTVYVQVGDAFRDHSCWERPEDMDTPRTVYKVDPQHPGSDVAAETAAALAAGSIVFREADPAYSKRLLDRAISVFEFADKYRGAYSSSLYSAVCPCYCDYDGYQDELLWGAAWLHKASRQRVYRDYIKKNEVALGASDSINEFGWDNKHAGINILISKEVLMGKDSFFKSFQVNADNFICTLLPGISNHPQIEYSPGGLLFKVGNSNMQHVTSLSFLLLAYANYASHANVRVPCGGSSASPVVLRRVAKRQVDYILGDNPLRMSYMVGYGERFPRRIHHRGSSLPSVSAHPARIGCKAGTAYYGSSAPNPNLLVGAVVGGPSNTSDNFPDARAVFQQSEPTTYINAPLLGLLAYFSAHPNLPQSDGTD
- the LOC119340620 gene encoding endoglucanase 17-like isoform X1 yields the protein MASPAKAMVAAAAMLLLLSTATVAQHNYGDALHKSILFFEGQRSGRLPPDQRVRWRRDSALNDGATAGVRPMTSPSPLPLPCYALVVGLSKTWCCAQVDLTGGYYDAGDNVKFGFPMAFTATLMSWGLIDFGKNFGSHGGEARAAVRWATDYLMKATATPNTVYVQVGDAFRDHSCWERPEDMDTPRTVYKVDPQHPGSDVAAETAAALAAGSIVFREADPAYSKRLLDRAISVFEFADKYRGAYSSSLYSAVCPCYCDYDGYQDELLWGAAWLHKASRQRVYRDYIKKNEVALGASDSINEFGWDNKHAGINILISKEVLMGKDSFFKSFQVNADNFICTLLPGISNHPQIEYSPGGLLFKVGNSNMQHVTSLSFLLLAYANYASHANVRVPCGGSSASPVVLRRVAKRQVDYILGDNPLRMSYMVGYGERFPRRIHHRGSSLPSVSAHPARIGCKAGTAYYGSSAPNPNLLVGAVVGGPSNTSDNFPDARAVFQQSEPTTYINAPLLGLLAYFSAHPNLPQSDGTD